One Ovis aries strain OAR_USU_Benz2616 breed Rambouillet chromosome 4, ARS-UI_Ramb_v3.0, whole genome shotgun sequence DNA window includes the following coding sequences:
- the TRA2A gene encoding transformer-2 protein homolog alpha (The RefSeq protein has 1 substitution compared to this genomic sequence), with amino-acid sequence MSDVEENNFEGRESRSQSKSPTGTPARVKSESRSGSRSPSRVSKHSESHSRSRSKSRSRSRRHSHRRYSRSRSHSHSHRRRSRSRSYTPEYRRRRSRSHSPMSNRRRHTGSRANPDPNTCLGVFGLSLYTTERDLREVFSRYGPLSGVNVVYDQRTGRSRGFAFVYFERIDDSKEAMERANGMELDGRRIRVDYSITKRAHTPTPGIYMGRPTHNGGGGGGGGGGGGGGGRRRDSYYDRGYDRGYDRYEDYDYRYRRRSPSPYYSRYRSRSRSRSYSPRRY; translated from the exons ATGAGTGATGTAGAGGAGAACAACTTCGAGGGCAGA GAGTCTCGCTCTCAGTCAAAATCTCCAACGGGAACTCCTGCTCGTGTAAAATCGGAGAGCAGGTCAGGATCTCGTAGTCCATCAAGGGTTTCCAAACACTCTGAATCCCATTCTCGATCAAGATCAAAATCCAG GTCGAGGTCAAGGAGGCATTCTCATAGACGTTACAGTCGATCCAGATCCCATTCTCACTCTCATAGGAGACGATCTCGAAGTAGGTCATATACACCAGAATACCGGCGTCGAAGGAGCCGAAGTCATTCTCCAATGTCTAACCGGAGAAGACATACAGGCAGCAGG GCAAATCCTGATCCCAATACTTGTCTAGGAGTGTTTGGCCTCAGTTTGTACACAACAGAGAGAGATCTTCGAGAAGTATTTTCTCGATATGGACCGTTGAGTGGTGTCAATGTGGTTTATGACCAGCGAACTGGACGGTCACGGggatttgcttttgtttatttcgAGAGAATAGATGACTCAAAGGAG GCTATGGAAAGGGCAAATGGAATGGAACTGGATGGTAGAAGAATTCGGGTGGATTATTCTATCACCAAGAGAGCACACACACCAACACCAGGCATATACATGGGCAGACCAACTCA cagtggtggtggtggcggtggcggcggtggtggaggtgggggaggtggcaGACGTCGAGATTCTTACTATGATCGAGGATATGATCGTGGGTACGACAGATATGAAGACTATGATTACCGGTACAG AAGAAGATCACCTTCTCCTTATTATAGTCGATACAGATCACGATCAAGATCTCGATCCTACAGCCCAA GACGCTATTAA
- the TRA2A gene encoding transformer-2 protein homolog alpha isoform X3, whose product MSDVEENNFEGRESRSQSKSPTGTPARVKSESRSGSRSPSRVSKHSESHSRSRSKSRSRSRRHSHRRYSRSRSHSHSHRRRSRSRSYTPEYRRRRSRSHSPMSNRRRHTGSRANPDPNTCLGVFGLSLYTTERDLREVFSRYGPLSGVNVVYDQRTGRSRGFAFVYFERIDDSKEAMERANGMELDGRRIRVDYSITKRAHTPTPGIYMGRPTHGGGGGGGGGGGGGGGRRRDSYYDRGYDRGYDRYEDYDYRYRRRSPSPYYSRYRSRSRSRSYSPRRY is encoded by the exons ATGAGTGATGTAGAGGAGAACAACTTCGAGGGCAGA GAGTCTCGCTCTCAGTCAAAATCTCCAACGGGAACTCCTGCTCGTGTAAAATCGGAGAGCAGGTCAGGATCTCGTAGTCCATCAAGGGTTTCCAAACACTCTGAATCCCATTCTCGATCAAGATCAAAATCCAG GTCGAGGTCAAGGAGGCATTCTCATAGACGTTACAGTCGATCCAGATCCCATTCTCACTCTCATAGGAGACGATCTCGAAGTAGGTCATATACACCAGAATACCGGCGTCGAAGGAGCCGAAGTCATTCTCCAATGTCTAACCGGAGAAGACATACAGGCAGCAGG GCAAATCCTGATCCCAATACTTGTCTAGGAGTGTTTGGCCTCAGTTTGTACACAACAGAGAGAGATCTTCGAGAAGTATTTTCTCGATATGGACCGTTGAGTGGTGTCAATGTGGTTTATGACCAGCGAACTGGACGGTCACGGggatttgcttttgtttatttcgAGAGAATAGATGACTCAAAGGAG GCTATGGAAAGGGCAAATGGAATGGAACTGGATGGTAGAAGAATTCGGGTGGATTATTCTATCACCAAGAGAGCACACACACCAACACCAGGCATATACATGGGCAGACCAACTCA tggtggtggtggcggtggcggcggtggtggaggtgggggaggtggcaGACGTCGAGATTCTTACTATGATCGAGGATATGATCGTGGGTACGACAGATATGAAGACTATGATTACCGGTACAG AAGAAGATCACCTTCTCCTTATTATAGTCGATACAGATCACGATCAAGATCTCGATCCTACAGCCCAA GACGCTATTAA
- the TRA2A gene encoding transformer-2 protein homolog alpha isoform X4: protein MSNRRRHTGSRANPDPNTCLGVFGLSLYTTERDLREVFSRYGPLSGVNVVYDQRTGRSRGFAFVYFERIDDSKEAMERANGMELDGRRIRVDYSITKRAHTPTPGIYMGRPTHSGGGGGGGGGGGGGGGRRRDSYYDRGYDRGYDRYEDYDYRYRRRSPSPYYSRYRSRSRSRSYSPSMYTFAFVTLRTKFVTNG from the exons ATGTCTAACCGGAGAAGACATACAGGCAGCAGG GCAAATCCTGATCCCAATACTTGTCTAGGAGTGTTTGGCCTCAGTTTGTACACAACAGAGAGAGATCTTCGAGAAGTATTTTCTCGATATGGACCGTTGAGTGGTGTCAATGTGGTTTATGACCAGCGAACTGGACGGTCACGGggatttgcttttgtttatttcgAGAGAATAGATGACTCAAAGGAG GCTATGGAAAGGGCAAATGGAATGGAACTGGATGGTAGAAGAATTCGGGTGGATTATTCTATCACCAAGAGAGCACACACACCAACACCAGGCATATACATGGGCAGACCAACTCA cagtggtggtggtggcggtggcggcggtggtggaggtgggggaggtggcaGACGTCGAGATTCTTACTATGATCGAGGATATGATCGTGGGTACGACAGATATGAAGACTATGATTACCGGTACAG AAGAAGATCACCTTCTCCTTATTATAGTCGATACAGATCACGATCAAGATCTCGATCCTACAGCCCAAGTATGTATACTTTCGCTTTTGTCACATTAAGAACCAAATTTGTAACTAATggctaa
- the TRA2A gene encoding transformer-2 protein homolog alpha isoform X1: MSDVEENNFEGRESRSQSKSPTGTPARVKSESRSGSRSPSRVSKHSESHSRSRSKSRSRSRRHSHRRYSRSRSHSHSHRRRSRSRSYTPEYRRRRSRSHSPMSNRRRHTGSRANPDPNTCLGVFGLSLYTTERDLREVFSRYGPLSGVNVVYDQRTGRSRGFAFVYFERIDDSKEAMERANGMELDGRRIRVDYSITKRAHTPTPGIYMGRPTHSGGGGGGGGGGGGGGGRRRDSYYDRGYDRGYDRYEDYDYRYRRRSPSPYYSRYRSRSRSRSYSPSMYTFAFVTLRTKFVTNG, encoded by the exons ATGAGTGATGTAGAGGAGAACAACTTCGAGGGCAGA GAGTCTCGCTCTCAGTCAAAATCTCCAACGGGAACTCCTGCTCGTGTAAAATCGGAGAGCAGGTCAGGATCTCGTAGTCCATCAAGGGTTTCCAAACACTCTGAATCCCATTCTCGATCAAGATCAAAATCCAG GTCGAGGTCAAGGAGGCATTCTCATAGACGTTACAGTCGATCCAGATCCCATTCTCACTCTCATAGGAGACGATCTCGAAGTAGGTCATATACACCAGAATACCGGCGTCGAAGGAGCCGAAGTCATTCTCCAATGTCTAACCGGAGAAGACATACAGGCAGCAGG GCAAATCCTGATCCCAATACTTGTCTAGGAGTGTTTGGCCTCAGTTTGTACACAACAGAGAGAGATCTTCGAGAAGTATTTTCTCGATATGGACCGTTGAGTGGTGTCAATGTGGTTTATGACCAGCGAACTGGACGGTCACGGggatttgcttttgtttatttcgAGAGAATAGATGACTCAAAGGAG GCTATGGAAAGGGCAAATGGAATGGAACTGGATGGTAGAAGAATTCGGGTGGATTATTCTATCACCAAGAGAGCACACACACCAACACCAGGCATATACATGGGCAGACCAACTCA cagtggtggtggtggcggtggcggcggtggtggaggtgggggaggtggcaGACGTCGAGATTCTTACTATGATCGAGGATATGATCGTGGGTACGACAGATATGAAGACTATGATTACCGGTACAG AAGAAGATCACCTTCTCCTTATTATAGTCGATACAGATCACGATCAAGATCTCGATCCTACAGCCCAAGTATGTATACTTTCGCTTTTGTCACATTAAGAACCAAATTTGTAACTAATggctaa
- the TRA2A gene encoding transformer-2 protein homolog alpha isoform X2, producing MSDVEENNFEGRESRSQSKSPTGTPARVKSESRSGSRSPSRVSKHSESHSRSRSKSRSRSRRHSHRRYSRSRSHSHSHRRRSRSRSYTPEYRRRRSRSHSPMSNRRRHTGSRANPDPNTCLGVFGLSLYTTERDLREVFSRYGPLSGVNVVYDQRTGRSRGFAFVYFERIDDSKEAMERANGMELDGRRIRVDYSITKRAHTPTPGIYMGRPTHGGGGGGGGGGGGGGGRRRDSYYDRGYDRGYDRYEDYDYRYRRRSPSPYYSRYRSRSRSRSYSPSMYTFAFVTLRTKFVTNG from the exons ATGAGTGATGTAGAGGAGAACAACTTCGAGGGCAGA GAGTCTCGCTCTCAGTCAAAATCTCCAACGGGAACTCCTGCTCGTGTAAAATCGGAGAGCAGGTCAGGATCTCGTAGTCCATCAAGGGTTTCCAAACACTCTGAATCCCATTCTCGATCAAGATCAAAATCCAG GTCGAGGTCAAGGAGGCATTCTCATAGACGTTACAGTCGATCCAGATCCCATTCTCACTCTCATAGGAGACGATCTCGAAGTAGGTCATATACACCAGAATACCGGCGTCGAAGGAGCCGAAGTCATTCTCCAATGTCTAACCGGAGAAGACATACAGGCAGCAGG GCAAATCCTGATCCCAATACTTGTCTAGGAGTGTTTGGCCTCAGTTTGTACACAACAGAGAGAGATCTTCGAGAAGTATTTTCTCGATATGGACCGTTGAGTGGTGTCAATGTGGTTTATGACCAGCGAACTGGACGGTCACGGggatttgcttttgtttatttcgAGAGAATAGATGACTCAAAGGAG GCTATGGAAAGGGCAAATGGAATGGAACTGGATGGTAGAAGAATTCGGGTGGATTATTCTATCACCAAGAGAGCACACACACCAACACCAGGCATATACATGGGCAGACCAACTCA tggtggtggtggcggtggcggcggtggtggaggtgggggaggtggcaGACGTCGAGATTCTTACTATGATCGAGGATATGATCGTGGGTACGACAGATATGAAGACTATGATTACCGGTACAG AAGAAGATCACCTTCTCCTTATTATAGTCGATACAGATCACGATCAAGATCTCGATCCTACAGCCCAAGTATGTATACTTTCGCTTTTGTCACATTAAGAACCAAATTTGTAACTAATggctaa